A single genomic interval of Nitrosomonadales bacterium harbors:
- a CDS encoding pteridine reductase: MQGKTVLVTGGAKRVGAAICRRLHAAGANVAIHYRSSTAEAETLRDELNAARAGSVCCIPADLLDMTALPPLVEAAVQQFGRLDALVNNASSFYALSLADTGERDWHDLLGTNLKAPLFLAQAALPELRRRHGCIVNIVDIHAERPMHGHLLYSVAKAGLVALTKGLAQELAPQVRVNAVAPGVIIWPEGEAWQNEEQRRKIVAHTLLKREGSPEDIAKAVQFLLADAPYITGQVIAVDGGRSINL, translated from the coding sequence ATGCAAGGCAAAACAGTACTGGTGACGGGCGGCGCAAAACGCGTCGGCGCGGCGATTTGCCGGCGTCTGCATGCCGCCGGTGCGAATGTTGCCATCCACTACCGTTCCTCCACTGCCGAAGCGGAGACCCTGCGCGACGAACTGAATGCAGCGCGCGCCGGTTCCGTCTGCTGCATACCGGCAGACCTGCTGGACATGACCGCCCTGCCGCCACTGGTGGAAGCGGCGGTGCAACAGTTCGGGCGGCTGGATGCGCTGGTGAACAACGCCTCCAGTTTCTATGCCCTGTCTCTGGCCGACACCGGCGAGCGCGACTGGCATGACTTGCTCGGCACCAACCTGAAAGCCCCGCTGTTCCTGGCACAGGCCGCGCTCCCGGAACTGCGCCGCCGTCACGGCTGCATCGTCAATATCGTGGATATCCATGCGGAACGTCCCATGCACGGACACCTGTTATACAGCGTGGCCAAGGCCGGGCTGGTCGCCCTGACCAAAGGACTGGCGCAGGAACTGGCGCCCCAGGTTCGGGTGAACGCGGTCGCGCCCGGCGTCATCATCTGGCCGGAAGGCGAGGCCTGGCAGAATGAAGAGCAGCGCCGCAAGATCGTGGCACACACGCTGCTCAAGCGCGAGGGCAGCCCCGAGGATATTGCGAAGGCCGTGCAGTTCCTGCTTGCCGATGCGCCCTACATCACCGGACAGGTGATCGCGGTGGATGGCGGCAGAAGCATCAATCTTTGA
- the ttcA gene encoding tRNA 2-thiocytidine(32) synthetase TtcA yields MNDTIQPIQFEHQSTNFNRLKGRLESSVGKAIGDFNMIEDGDTVMVCLSGGKDSYTLLDILRTLQKRAPIDFKIVAMNLDQKQPGFPADVLPNYLKSTGVDFHIEAQDTYSIVKEKIPEGKTTCSLCSRLRRGIIYKVAGELGANKIALGHHRDDMIETLFLNMFFGGKLKAMPPKLVTDKGDHIVIRPLAYCAEKDIARYARGMAFPIIPCNLCGSQENLQRQNIKQMLQDWERQYPGRSQTIFTAMQNVKPSHLLDAALFDFKSLKPGDAVDDGDIAFDNSET; encoded by the coding sequence ATGAACGACACCATACAACCCATACAATTCGAGCATCAATCCACCAACTTCAATCGCCTCAAGGGGCGGCTGGAAAGTTCGGTCGGCAAGGCCATCGGCGACTTCAACATGATCGAGGATGGCGACACCGTGATGGTGTGCCTCTCCGGCGGCAAGGACTCCTACACCCTGCTCGACATTCTGCGCACCCTGCAGAAACGCGCGCCGATCGACTTCAAGATCGTGGCGATGAACCTCGACCAGAAGCAGCCGGGCTTCCCCGCCGATGTGCTGCCCAACTATCTGAAGAGCACCGGTGTCGACTTCCATATCGAGGCGCAGGACACCTACTCGATCGTCAAGGAGAAGATCCCCGAGGGCAAGACCACCTGCTCGCTGTGCTCGCGGCTGCGCCGTGGCATCATCTACAAGGTGGCCGGCGAGCTGGGCGCGAACAAGATCGCGCTGGGCCACCACCGCGACGACATGATCGAGACGCTGTTCCTCAACATGTTCTTCGGTGGCAAGCTGAAGGCGATGCCGCCCAAGCTGGTGACCGACAAGGGCGACCACATCGTGATCCGCCCGCTGGCCTATTGCGCCGAGAAGGACATCGCCCGCTACGCGCGCGGCATGGCATTCCCCATCATTCCGTGCAACCTGTGCGGCTCGCAGGAGAACCTGCAACGCCAGAACATCAAACAGATGTTGCAGGACTGGGAGCGTCAGTATCCCGGTCGTTCGCAGACCATCTTCACCGCGATGCAGAACGTCAAGCCCTCGCATCTGCTGGATGCGGCACTATTTGACTTCAAATCGTTGAAGCCGGGCGATGCCGTGGATGATGGGGATATCGCCTTCGATAACAGCGAAACATAG